One Mercurialis annua linkage group LG3, ddMerAnnu1.2, whole genome shotgun sequence DNA window includes the following coding sequences:
- the LOC126673096 gene encoding uncharacterized protein LOC126673096 isoform X1 has translation MEKEERKIEVRTLSGESTTVSMATSGSISDLKLLLTLIFPPASSSPNFHLFFKGVKLSVQTRIATLTVDPGEFLVLIPFIKKDRPNMMPDYFSSNLPKEMSSTSASYSDSVYSDMMQEFSSFLNEPSELSAPDDTSFVTHKRKRDKEEEEKEERGKAPFTFLWSVMQSSSRNIMEDSHCEKFVEVLSSLNCLSSPRSRTCVLLGSQKNGDMELRGENEVLCLCPSWLKRIMQAFAFLNICSAFLHMKKEGITSSRLKEVLKKLSGFGCGVGFEDIEHISIICPKVVSFSDSDAKLLSSADALVIINSEMEERDDFVKSTNGQKAIPLSKIFNMMKKRESSFKTHLSEAAKFLVRKSKKATETLFSLEDLLNFVKGVDVPEKENEANWGNGRRSCHQRSCCHETNQLLPVEMVQHLREGPGSNGHMVHLEDIDARNAIFTEIPHELSDNTKLALRCMGITKLYSHQAESIMASLAGKNVVVSTMTSSGKSLCYNVPVLEVLSQNLSSCALYLFPTKALAQDQLRVLLTMTKEFDTNISIGIYDGDTSQTQRSWLRDNARLLITNPDMLHMSILPFHRQFSQLLSNLRFVVIDEAHYYKGAFGCHTALILRRLRRICSHVYGSDPLFVFSTATSANPREHCMELANLSTLELIDNDGSPSARKLFALWNPSVCVLLLPLKVHQELIKLILAKSDALQISNKDAIDSANNNTSPILEVSYLFAEMVQHGLRCIAFCKSRKLTELVLSYTREILQKSSPHLVDLICAYRGGYTSEERRKIERDFFNGTLCGIAATNALELGIDVGHIDATLHLGFPGSIASLWQQAGRSGRREKASLAVYVAFESPLDQYFMRFPKKLFDSPIECCHVDALNEQVVEQHLVCAALEHPLSFLHDERYFGSSLSKLVMSLKNRGYLSCDPSRESSARIWSYIGRERTPSHEISIRAIEAVRYRVIDVKRNEVLEEIEESKAFFQVYEGAVYMHQGNTYLVENLSIAEKTALCRRADLKYYTKVRDYTDIHVLGGGVAYPVRIIKKQPLKTTAQASSCKVTTTWFGFYCIERRTKKILDKHDLSLPKYTYESQAVWIPVPQSVKISVQKCFPFREGLHAASHAILKVAHLYVRCNSSDLAPECPNPHDTRYFPERILIYDQHPGGIGLSVQIQPYFTELLNAALQLLTSCHCSGITGCPHCAQSMVCHEYNEVLHKNAAIMIIKGVLEAEDSYFTEINDLSESNTGECSKPSN, from the exons ATGGAGAAAGAGGAGAGAAAAATCGAAGTCCGTACTCTATCCGGCGAATCAACGACGGTATCTATGGCGACAAGCGGAAGCATTAGCGACCTCAAGCTTCTACTAACACTCATATTCCCTCCCGCCTCTTCTTCTCCTAATTTCCACCTCTTCTTCAAG GGAGTTAAATTAAGCGTGCAGACTCGCATTGCCACTCTTACTGTTGATCCTGGTGAATTTTTAGTGTTAATTCCATTTATTAAGAAAGATCGCCCTAATATGATGCCTGATTATTTTTCATCCAATTTACCGAAAGAAATGTCAAGCACAAGCGCTAGCTATTCCGATTCGGTTTATTCCGATATGATGCAAGAATTCTCGTCTTTTTTAAATGAACCAAGCGAGTTAAGTGCGCCTGATGATACTAGTTTCGTAACACATAAAAGAAAAAGGgataaggaagaagaagaaaaagaagaaagaggaaAAGCCCCATTTACGTTCTTATGGAGTGTGATGCAGTCTTCTAGTAGGAATATTATGGAGGATTCGCATTGTGAGAAGTTTGTTGAGGTTTTGAGTTCTTTGAATTGCTTGAGTAGTCCGCGTTCCAGGACTTGCGTGTTGTTAGGTAGTCAGAAAAATGGTGATATGGAATTGCGAGGAGAAAATGAGGTTTTGTGCTTGTGTCCGTCTTGGTTGAAAAGAATTATGCAGGCATTTGCTTTCTTGAATATTTGTTCTGCTTTTTTACATATGAAGAAGGAGGGGATTACCTCATCTAGGTTGAAGGAGGTACTTAAGAAGCTTAGTGGATTTGGATGTGGAGTAGGATTTGAGGATATTGAGCATATTTCTATTATTTGTCCCAAG GTTGTGTCCTTCAGTGACAGTGATGCAAAGCTTCTTAGTTCTGCTGATGCGCTTGTTATTATCAATTCTGAAATGGAAGAACGAGATGATTTTGTAAAATCCACAAATG GACAAAAAGCCATACCTTTATCCAAGATATTTAACATGATGAAAAAACGGGAAAGTTCTTTTAAAACTCACTTGTCGGAAGCTGCTAAATTTCTAGTG agaaaaagtaaaaaagcaACTGAAACGCTCTTTTCCTTGGAAGATTTACTTAACTTTGTGAAGGGAGTCGATGTTCCTGAAAAGGAAAATGAAGCAAATTGGGGAAATGGAAGACGGTCCTGCCATCAGCGCTCATGTTGTCAT GAAACTAATCAATTGCTGCCAGTGGAAATGGTTCAACATCTTAGAGAGGGCCCTGGATCAAATGGACAT ATGGTACACCTTGAAGACATTGATGCTAGAAATGCCATTTTCACAGAAATACCACATGAGCTTTCTGATAACACAAAGTTGGCCCTGAGATGTATGGGGATCACTAAATTATATAGCCACCAG GCAGAGTCTATCATGGCCTCCCTTGCTGGAAAGAATGTCGTAGTTTCAACAATGACATCTAGTGGGAAGTCCCTTTGCTATAATGTCCCTGTTCTGGAAGTATTGTCCCAAAACTTGTCATCATGTGCTTTATATTTGTTTCCAACTAAG GCTTTGGCTCAAGATCAACTTAGGGTGTTGTTGACTATGACAAAAGAATTTGATACAAACATAAGTATTGGCATATATGATGGTGATACTTCTCAAACGCAAAGGTCATGGCTGCGTGATAATGCTAGACTG CTGATCACAAATCCAGATATGTTACACATGTCAATTTTACCATTTCATAGACAATTCAGTCAACTTTTATCAAATCTAAg GTTTGTGGTGATTGATGAAGCTCACTATTACAAAGGAGCATTTGGATGCCATACTGCTCTAATCCTGAGAAGACTCCGCAGAATCTGCTCTCATG TATATGGCAGTGACCCTTTATTTGTATTCTCAACTGCGACGTCTGCCAATCCCCGTGAGCATTGTATG GAACTCGCAAATCTTTCAACATTGGAGCTCATTGACAATGATGGAAGTCCCTCTGCAAGAAAATTATTTGCTTTGTGGAATCCTAGCGTATGTGTATTGCTACTACCTTTAAAAGTACATCAagaattaattaagttaatacTCGCTAAATCTGATGCATTACAGATCTCGAATAAAGATGCTATTGACTCTGCGAACAACAATACAAG CCCAATTTTGGAAGTTTCTTACTTATTTGCAGAAATGGTTCAGCACGGACTTCGTTGCATAGCTTTTTGCAAGTCACGCAAACTCACCGAGCTTGTTTTGTCCTATAC GAGGGAGATACTTCAGAAGTCATCCCCCCATCTTGTAGATTTAATATGTGCTTATCGTGGTGGCTATACTTCTGAG GAACGAAGAAAAATAGAGAGGGATTTCTTTAATGGGACACTTTGTGGTATTGCTGCTACAAATGCCCTTGAGTTGGGAATAGATGTTGGCCACATTGATGCAACATTGCATTTAGGCTTCCCTGGTAGTATTGCTAG CCTGTGGCAACAAGCTGGAAGGTCTGGAAGAAGAGAAAAGGCATCTCTTGCTGTGTATGTTGCTTTTGAAAGCCCCCTTGACCAGTATTTTATGAGATTTCCCAAGAAACTCTTCGATAGTCCAATTGAATGTTGCCATGTTGATGCTCTAAATGAGCAG GTGGTTGAGCAGCATTTGGTCTGTGCTGCTCTTGAGCATCCATTGAGTTTTCTTCATGATGAGAGATATTTCGGCTCTAGTTTGAGCAAGTTGGTAATGTCCCTTAAAAATAGAGGATATCTGAGCTGTGATCCCTCACGTGAATCTTCTGCTAGAATATGGAGCTACATCGGGCGTGAG agaaCACCTTCACATGAAATCAGTATTCGAGCAATTGAGGCTGTAAGGTACAGGGTAATAGACGTTAAACGGAATGAAGTCCTGGAAGAGATAGAAGAAAGCAAGGCTTTTTTTCAG GTATATGAAGGTGCAGTCTATATGCACCAAGGGAATACCTATCTGGTTGAGAATTTGAGTATAGCGGAGAAGACTGCTTTGTGCCGAAGAGCGGATCTGAAATATTACACAAAAGTTCGTGATTATACAGATATTCATGTTCTTGGTGGTGGTGTT GCCTATCCAGTAAGGATTATCAAGAAACAGCCATTGAAAACAACAGCTCAAGCAAGTTCTTGCAAAGTGACAACTACTTGGTTTGGCTTCTATTGCATAGAGAGAAGGACTAAAAAAATTCTGGATAAACATGATCTTTCGCTGCCTAAGTACACGTATGAATCACAG GCAGTTTGGATTCCAGTTCCTCAATCAGTAAAAATCTCGGTGCAGAAATGTTTCCCATTCCGTGAGGGTCTGCATGCTGCATCTCATGCTATTCTTAAAGTAGCGCATTT GTATGTAAGATGCAACTCTTCTGACTTGGCTCCGGAGTGCCCAAACCCTCACGACACCCGCTATTTTCCTGAAAGAATTCTAATATATGATCAGCATCCTGGCGGGATTGGCCTCTCAGTGCAG ATTCAACCCTATTTCACAGAGCTCCTGAATGCTGCTTTGCAACTTCTCACATCATGCCACTGCTCTGGAATTACCGGCTGTCCGCATTGTGCTCAA AGTATGGTTTGTCACGAGTACAATGAGGTGTTGCACAAGAATGCAGCCATTATGATCATTAAG GGTGTCTTGGAGGCAGAGGATTCTTACTTCACAGAAATCAATGACTTATCTGAGAGCAATACAGGGGAATGTTCTAAACCCTCCAATTGA
- the LOC126673096 gene encoding uncharacterized protein LOC126673096 isoform X2 translates to MEKEERKIEVRTLSGESTTVSMATSGSISDLKLLLTLIFPPASSSPNFHLFFKGVKLSVQTRIATLTVDPGEFLVLIPFIKKDRPNMMPDYFSSNLPKEMSSTSASYSDSVYSDMMQEFSSFLNEPSELSAPDDTSFVTHKRKRDKEEEEKEERGKAPFTFLWSVMQSSSRNIMEDSHCEKFVEVLSSLNCLSSPRSRTCVLLGSQKNGDMELRGENEVLCLCPSWLKRIMQAFAFLNICSAFLHMKKEGITSSRLKEVLKKLSGFGCGVGFEDIEHISIICPKVVSFSDSDAKLLSSADALVIINSEMEERDDFVKSTNGQKAIPLSKIFNMMKKRESSFKTHLSEAAKFLVRKSKKATETLFSLEDLLNFVKGVDVPEKENEANWGNGRRSCHQRSCCHETNQLLPVEMVQHLREGPGSNGHMVHLEDIDARNAIFTEIPHELSDNTKLALRCMGITKLYSHQAESIMASLAGKNVVVSTMTSSGKSLCYNVPVLEVLSQNLSSCALYLFPTKALAQDQLRVLLTMTKEFDTNISIGIYDGDTSQTQRSWLRDNARLLITNPDMLHMSILPFHRQFSQLLSNLRFVVIDEAHYYKGAFGCHTALILRRLRRICSHVYGSDPLFVFSTATSANPREHCMELANLSTLELIDNDGSPSARKLFALWNPSISNKDAIDSANNNTSPILEVSYLFAEMVQHGLRCIAFCKSRKLTELVLSYTREILQKSSPHLVDLICAYRGGYTSEERRKIERDFFNGTLCGIAATNALELGIDVGHIDATLHLGFPGSIASLWQQAGRSGRREKASLAVYVAFESPLDQYFMRFPKKLFDSPIECCHVDALNEQVVEQHLVCAALEHPLSFLHDERYFGSSLSKLVMSLKNRGYLSCDPSRESSARIWSYIGRERTPSHEISIRAIEAVRYRVIDVKRNEVLEEIEESKAFFQVYEGAVYMHQGNTYLVENLSIAEKTALCRRADLKYYTKVRDYTDIHVLGGGVAYPVRIIKKQPLKTTAQASSCKVTTTWFGFYCIERRTKKILDKHDLSLPKYTYESQAVWIPVPQSVKISVQKCFPFREGLHAASHAILKVAHLYVRCNSSDLAPECPNPHDTRYFPERILIYDQHPGGIGLSVQIQPYFTELLNAALQLLTSCHCSGITGCPHCAQSMVCHEYNEVLHKNAAIMIIKGVLEAEDSYFTEINDLSESNTGECSKPSN, encoded by the exons ATGGAGAAAGAGGAGAGAAAAATCGAAGTCCGTACTCTATCCGGCGAATCAACGACGGTATCTATGGCGACAAGCGGAAGCATTAGCGACCTCAAGCTTCTACTAACACTCATATTCCCTCCCGCCTCTTCTTCTCCTAATTTCCACCTCTTCTTCAAG GGAGTTAAATTAAGCGTGCAGACTCGCATTGCCACTCTTACTGTTGATCCTGGTGAATTTTTAGTGTTAATTCCATTTATTAAGAAAGATCGCCCTAATATGATGCCTGATTATTTTTCATCCAATTTACCGAAAGAAATGTCAAGCACAAGCGCTAGCTATTCCGATTCGGTTTATTCCGATATGATGCAAGAATTCTCGTCTTTTTTAAATGAACCAAGCGAGTTAAGTGCGCCTGATGATACTAGTTTCGTAACACATAAAAGAAAAAGGgataaggaagaagaagaaaaagaagaaagaggaaAAGCCCCATTTACGTTCTTATGGAGTGTGATGCAGTCTTCTAGTAGGAATATTATGGAGGATTCGCATTGTGAGAAGTTTGTTGAGGTTTTGAGTTCTTTGAATTGCTTGAGTAGTCCGCGTTCCAGGACTTGCGTGTTGTTAGGTAGTCAGAAAAATGGTGATATGGAATTGCGAGGAGAAAATGAGGTTTTGTGCTTGTGTCCGTCTTGGTTGAAAAGAATTATGCAGGCATTTGCTTTCTTGAATATTTGTTCTGCTTTTTTACATATGAAGAAGGAGGGGATTACCTCATCTAGGTTGAAGGAGGTACTTAAGAAGCTTAGTGGATTTGGATGTGGAGTAGGATTTGAGGATATTGAGCATATTTCTATTATTTGTCCCAAG GTTGTGTCCTTCAGTGACAGTGATGCAAAGCTTCTTAGTTCTGCTGATGCGCTTGTTATTATCAATTCTGAAATGGAAGAACGAGATGATTTTGTAAAATCCACAAATG GACAAAAAGCCATACCTTTATCCAAGATATTTAACATGATGAAAAAACGGGAAAGTTCTTTTAAAACTCACTTGTCGGAAGCTGCTAAATTTCTAGTG agaaaaagtaaaaaagcaACTGAAACGCTCTTTTCCTTGGAAGATTTACTTAACTTTGTGAAGGGAGTCGATGTTCCTGAAAAGGAAAATGAAGCAAATTGGGGAAATGGAAGACGGTCCTGCCATCAGCGCTCATGTTGTCAT GAAACTAATCAATTGCTGCCAGTGGAAATGGTTCAACATCTTAGAGAGGGCCCTGGATCAAATGGACAT ATGGTACACCTTGAAGACATTGATGCTAGAAATGCCATTTTCACAGAAATACCACATGAGCTTTCTGATAACACAAAGTTGGCCCTGAGATGTATGGGGATCACTAAATTATATAGCCACCAG GCAGAGTCTATCATGGCCTCCCTTGCTGGAAAGAATGTCGTAGTTTCAACAATGACATCTAGTGGGAAGTCCCTTTGCTATAATGTCCCTGTTCTGGAAGTATTGTCCCAAAACTTGTCATCATGTGCTTTATATTTGTTTCCAACTAAG GCTTTGGCTCAAGATCAACTTAGGGTGTTGTTGACTATGACAAAAGAATTTGATACAAACATAAGTATTGGCATATATGATGGTGATACTTCTCAAACGCAAAGGTCATGGCTGCGTGATAATGCTAGACTG CTGATCACAAATCCAGATATGTTACACATGTCAATTTTACCATTTCATAGACAATTCAGTCAACTTTTATCAAATCTAAg GTTTGTGGTGATTGATGAAGCTCACTATTACAAAGGAGCATTTGGATGCCATACTGCTCTAATCCTGAGAAGACTCCGCAGAATCTGCTCTCATG TATATGGCAGTGACCCTTTATTTGTATTCTCAACTGCGACGTCTGCCAATCCCCGTGAGCATTGTATG GAACTCGCAAATCTTTCAACATTGGAGCTCATTGACAATGATGGAAGTCCCTCTGCAAGAAAATTATTTGCTTTGTGGAATCCTAGC ATCTCGAATAAAGATGCTATTGACTCTGCGAACAACAATACAAG CCCAATTTTGGAAGTTTCTTACTTATTTGCAGAAATGGTTCAGCACGGACTTCGTTGCATAGCTTTTTGCAAGTCACGCAAACTCACCGAGCTTGTTTTGTCCTATAC GAGGGAGATACTTCAGAAGTCATCCCCCCATCTTGTAGATTTAATATGTGCTTATCGTGGTGGCTATACTTCTGAG GAACGAAGAAAAATAGAGAGGGATTTCTTTAATGGGACACTTTGTGGTATTGCTGCTACAAATGCCCTTGAGTTGGGAATAGATGTTGGCCACATTGATGCAACATTGCATTTAGGCTTCCCTGGTAGTATTGCTAG CCTGTGGCAACAAGCTGGAAGGTCTGGAAGAAGAGAAAAGGCATCTCTTGCTGTGTATGTTGCTTTTGAAAGCCCCCTTGACCAGTATTTTATGAGATTTCCCAAGAAACTCTTCGATAGTCCAATTGAATGTTGCCATGTTGATGCTCTAAATGAGCAG GTGGTTGAGCAGCATTTGGTCTGTGCTGCTCTTGAGCATCCATTGAGTTTTCTTCATGATGAGAGATATTTCGGCTCTAGTTTGAGCAAGTTGGTAATGTCCCTTAAAAATAGAGGATATCTGAGCTGTGATCCCTCACGTGAATCTTCTGCTAGAATATGGAGCTACATCGGGCGTGAG agaaCACCTTCACATGAAATCAGTATTCGAGCAATTGAGGCTGTAAGGTACAGGGTAATAGACGTTAAACGGAATGAAGTCCTGGAAGAGATAGAAGAAAGCAAGGCTTTTTTTCAG GTATATGAAGGTGCAGTCTATATGCACCAAGGGAATACCTATCTGGTTGAGAATTTGAGTATAGCGGAGAAGACTGCTTTGTGCCGAAGAGCGGATCTGAAATATTACACAAAAGTTCGTGATTATACAGATATTCATGTTCTTGGTGGTGGTGTT GCCTATCCAGTAAGGATTATCAAGAAACAGCCATTGAAAACAACAGCTCAAGCAAGTTCTTGCAAAGTGACAACTACTTGGTTTGGCTTCTATTGCATAGAGAGAAGGACTAAAAAAATTCTGGATAAACATGATCTTTCGCTGCCTAAGTACACGTATGAATCACAG GCAGTTTGGATTCCAGTTCCTCAATCAGTAAAAATCTCGGTGCAGAAATGTTTCCCATTCCGTGAGGGTCTGCATGCTGCATCTCATGCTATTCTTAAAGTAGCGCATTT GTATGTAAGATGCAACTCTTCTGACTTGGCTCCGGAGTGCCCAAACCCTCACGACACCCGCTATTTTCCTGAAAGAATTCTAATATATGATCAGCATCCTGGCGGGATTGGCCTCTCAGTGCAG ATTCAACCCTATTTCACAGAGCTCCTGAATGCTGCTTTGCAACTTCTCACATCATGCCACTGCTCTGGAATTACCGGCTGTCCGCATTGTGCTCAA AGTATGGTTTGTCACGAGTACAATGAGGTGTTGCACAAGAATGCAGCCATTATGATCATTAAG GGTGTCTTGGAGGCAGAGGATTCTTACTTCACAGAAATCAATGACTTATCTGAGAGCAATACAGGGGAATGTTCTAAACCCTCCAATTGA
- the LOC126673096 gene encoding uncharacterized protein LOC126673096 isoform X3, with amino-acid sequence MEKEERKIEVRTLSGESTTVSMATSGSISDLKLLLTLIFPPASSSPNFHLFFKGVKLSVQTRIATLTVDPGEFLVLIPFIKKDRPNMMPDYFSSNLPKEMSSTSASYSDSVYSDMMQEFSSFLNEPSELSAPDDTSFVTHKRKRDKEEEEKEERGKAPFTFLWSVMQSSSRNIMEDSHCEKFVEVLSSLNCLSSPRSRTCVLLGSQKNGDMELRGENEVLCLCPSWLKRIMQAFAFLNICSAFLHMKKEGITSSRLKEVLKKLSGFGCGVGFEDIEHISIICPKVVSFSDSDAKLLSSADALVIINSEMEERDDFVKSTNGQKAIPLSKIFNMMKKRESSFKTHLSEAAKFLVRKSKKATETLFSLEDLLNFVKGVDVPEKENEANWGNGRRSCHQRSCCHETNQLLPVEMVQHLREGPGSNGHMVHLEDIDARNAIFTEIPHELSDNTKLALRCMGITKLYSHQAESIMASLAGKNVVVSTMTSSGKSLCYNVPVLEVLSQNLSSCALYLFPTKALAQDQLRVLLTMTKEFDTNISIGIYDGDTSQTQRSWLRDNARLLITNPDMLHMSILPFHRQFSQLLSNLRFVVIDEAHYYKGAFGCHTALILRRLRRICSHVYGSDPLFVFSTATSANPREHCMELANLSTLELIDNDGSPSARKLFALWNPSISNKDAIDSANNNTRNGSARTSLHSFLQVTQTHRACFVLYERRKIERDFFNGTLCGIAATNALELGIDVGHIDATLHLGFPGSIASLWQQAGRSGRREKASLAVYVAFESPLDQYFMRFPKKLFDSPIECCHVDALNEQVVEQHLVCAALEHPLSFLHDERYFGSSLSKLVMSLKNRGYLSCDPSRESSARIWSYIGRERTPSHEISIRAIEAVRYRVIDVKRNEVLEEIEESKAFFQVYEGAVYMHQGNTYLVENLSIAEKTALCRRADLKYYTKVRDYTDIHVLGGGVAYPVRIIKKQPLKTTAQASSCKVTTTWFGFYCIERRTKKILDKHDLSLPKYTYESQAVWIPVPQSVKISVQKCFPFREGLHAASHAILKVAHLYVRCNSSDLAPECPNPHDTRYFPERILIYDQHPGGIGLSVQIQPYFTELLNAALQLLTSCHCSGITGCPHCAQSMVCHEYNEVLHKNAAIMIIKGVLEAEDSYFTEINDLSESNTGECSKPSN; translated from the exons ATGGAGAAAGAGGAGAGAAAAATCGAAGTCCGTACTCTATCCGGCGAATCAACGACGGTATCTATGGCGACAAGCGGAAGCATTAGCGACCTCAAGCTTCTACTAACACTCATATTCCCTCCCGCCTCTTCTTCTCCTAATTTCCACCTCTTCTTCAAG GGAGTTAAATTAAGCGTGCAGACTCGCATTGCCACTCTTACTGTTGATCCTGGTGAATTTTTAGTGTTAATTCCATTTATTAAGAAAGATCGCCCTAATATGATGCCTGATTATTTTTCATCCAATTTACCGAAAGAAATGTCAAGCACAAGCGCTAGCTATTCCGATTCGGTTTATTCCGATATGATGCAAGAATTCTCGTCTTTTTTAAATGAACCAAGCGAGTTAAGTGCGCCTGATGATACTAGTTTCGTAACACATAAAAGAAAAAGGgataaggaagaagaagaaaaagaagaaagaggaaAAGCCCCATTTACGTTCTTATGGAGTGTGATGCAGTCTTCTAGTAGGAATATTATGGAGGATTCGCATTGTGAGAAGTTTGTTGAGGTTTTGAGTTCTTTGAATTGCTTGAGTAGTCCGCGTTCCAGGACTTGCGTGTTGTTAGGTAGTCAGAAAAATGGTGATATGGAATTGCGAGGAGAAAATGAGGTTTTGTGCTTGTGTCCGTCTTGGTTGAAAAGAATTATGCAGGCATTTGCTTTCTTGAATATTTGTTCTGCTTTTTTACATATGAAGAAGGAGGGGATTACCTCATCTAGGTTGAAGGAGGTACTTAAGAAGCTTAGTGGATTTGGATGTGGAGTAGGATTTGAGGATATTGAGCATATTTCTATTATTTGTCCCAAG GTTGTGTCCTTCAGTGACAGTGATGCAAAGCTTCTTAGTTCTGCTGATGCGCTTGTTATTATCAATTCTGAAATGGAAGAACGAGATGATTTTGTAAAATCCACAAATG GACAAAAAGCCATACCTTTATCCAAGATATTTAACATGATGAAAAAACGGGAAAGTTCTTTTAAAACTCACTTGTCGGAAGCTGCTAAATTTCTAGTG agaaaaagtaaaaaagcaACTGAAACGCTCTTTTCCTTGGAAGATTTACTTAACTTTGTGAAGGGAGTCGATGTTCCTGAAAAGGAAAATGAAGCAAATTGGGGAAATGGAAGACGGTCCTGCCATCAGCGCTCATGTTGTCAT GAAACTAATCAATTGCTGCCAGTGGAAATGGTTCAACATCTTAGAGAGGGCCCTGGATCAAATGGACAT ATGGTACACCTTGAAGACATTGATGCTAGAAATGCCATTTTCACAGAAATACCACATGAGCTTTCTGATAACACAAAGTTGGCCCTGAGATGTATGGGGATCACTAAATTATATAGCCACCAG GCAGAGTCTATCATGGCCTCCCTTGCTGGAAAGAATGTCGTAGTTTCAACAATGACATCTAGTGGGAAGTCCCTTTGCTATAATGTCCCTGTTCTGGAAGTATTGTCCCAAAACTTGTCATCATGTGCTTTATATTTGTTTCCAACTAAG GCTTTGGCTCAAGATCAACTTAGGGTGTTGTTGACTATGACAAAAGAATTTGATACAAACATAAGTATTGGCATATATGATGGTGATACTTCTCAAACGCAAAGGTCATGGCTGCGTGATAATGCTAGACTG CTGATCACAAATCCAGATATGTTACACATGTCAATTTTACCATTTCATAGACAATTCAGTCAACTTTTATCAAATCTAAg GTTTGTGGTGATTGATGAAGCTCACTATTACAAAGGAGCATTTGGATGCCATACTGCTCTAATCCTGAGAAGACTCCGCAGAATCTGCTCTCATG TATATGGCAGTGACCCTTTATTTGTATTCTCAACTGCGACGTCTGCCAATCCCCGTGAGCATTGTATG GAACTCGCAAATCTTTCAACATTGGAGCTCATTGACAATGATGGAAGTCCCTCTGCAAGAAAATTATTTGCTTTGTGGAATCCTAGC ATCTCGAATAAAGATGCTATTGACTCTGCGAACAACAATACAAG AAATGGTTCAGCACGGACTTCGTTGCATAGCTTTTTGCAAGTCACGCAAACTCACCGAGCTTGTTTTGTCCTATAC GAACGAAGAAAAATAGAGAGGGATTTCTTTAATGGGACACTTTGTGGTATTGCTGCTACAAATGCCCTTGAGTTGGGAATAGATGTTGGCCACATTGATGCAACATTGCATTTAGGCTTCCCTGGTAGTATTGCTAG CCTGTGGCAACAAGCTGGAAGGTCTGGAAGAAGAGAAAAGGCATCTCTTGCTGTGTATGTTGCTTTTGAAAGCCCCCTTGACCAGTATTTTATGAGATTTCCCAAGAAACTCTTCGATAGTCCAATTGAATGTTGCCATGTTGATGCTCTAAATGAGCAG GTGGTTGAGCAGCATTTGGTCTGTGCTGCTCTTGAGCATCCATTGAGTTTTCTTCATGATGAGAGATATTTCGGCTCTAGTTTGAGCAAGTTGGTAATGTCCCTTAAAAATAGAGGATATCTGAGCTGTGATCCCTCACGTGAATCTTCTGCTAGAATATGGAGCTACATCGGGCGTGAG agaaCACCTTCACATGAAATCAGTATTCGAGCAATTGAGGCTGTAAGGTACAGGGTAATAGACGTTAAACGGAATGAAGTCCTGGAAGAGATAGAAGAAAGCAAGGCTTTTTTTCAG GTATATGAAGGTGCAGTCTATATGCACCAAGGGAATACCTATCTGGTTGAGAATTTGAGTATAGCGGAGAAGACTGCTTTGTGCCGAAGAGCGGATCTGAAATATTACACAAAAGTTCGTGATTATACAGATATTCATGTTCTTGGTGGTGGTGTT GCCTATCCAGTAAGGATTATCAAGAAACAGCCATTGAAAACAACAGCTCAAGCAAGTTCTTGCAAAGTGACAACTACTTGGTTTGGCTTCTATTGCATAGAGAGAAGGACTAAAAAAATTCTGGATAAACATGATCTTTCGCTGCCTAAGTACACGTATGAATCACAG GCAGTTTGGATTCCAGTTCCTCAATCAGTAAAAATCTCGGTGCAGAAATGTTTCCCATTCCGTGAGGGTCTGCATGCTGCATCTCATGCTATTCTTAAAGTAGCGCATTT GTATGTAAGATGCAACTCTTCTGACTTGGCTCCGGAGTGCCCAAACCCTCACGACACCCGCTATTTTCCTGAAAGAATTCTAATATATGATCAGCATCCTGGCGGGATTGGCCTCTCAGTGCAG ATTCAACCCTATTTCACAGAGCTCCTGAATGCTGCTTTGCAACTTCTCACATCATGCCACTGCTCTGGAATTACCGGCTGTCCGCATTGTGCTCAA AGTATGGTTTGTCACGAGTACAATGAGGTGTTGCACAAGAATGCAGCCATTATGATCATTAAG GGTGTCTTGGAGGCAGAGGATTCTTACTTCACAGAAATCAATGACTTATCTGAGAGCAATACAGGGGAATGTTCTAAACCCTCCAATTGA